The nucleotide window TTGTAAAAGTCACTTGATCTCTGTCTCTATTTGCCagttttctcaactataaaaCAGGGACTCTAGAACTTCATAATGAGATGGAGAGTAAATGGGTTAATATATGTTACGTGCTCATGGTAGGGCTTCACATATGATAGGATTACAGGAACATTATAGTTCTTATTATGTTTTTCGTGTCATCCACATATTGACTTAAGAGTTGGAAGCTCTGTGTGCTAGGCTGTGTATGAGTTGTTTGGGGTGTAAACATGAATGAGATGTGGCACCTGTGAAAAAGGTAAAGTCTAAAGAAGGAGACAGACATAAACAACAGAATACTTCCTGGCAATGGCATTTGAAGAAAGAGCTCTGGGGTTGCAGAGGAAGGGCAGCTGTGTCTGCCTTGGGGAGAGCTCTGCCACTCGATAACttgtcttcctcctctctctacAGCATCATCCCCAGAGGAGCCACACTCTGACAGGTGAGTGCAGGCTCCCCCTTGGAGACAAATGTCCAAACCCTCTCTTACTTGGTGCCCTGTATTACCACCACAGGGCAGGGCAACGCTGCCACTTTTGCAGGCACAGACCCCAGCATAGTGAATGCACTGGTAACAAGCTTGGTCCCAGGTTCTTGTGTAGGTGTTTGGGTGCTTGCCCCTTCTATCCTGGGGCAGAGGGTTGGGCAGCCTCTCTTTGGGAGGTGGGGTTGTCCCCTTAGACTGCAGAGCTCATTGGCATTCTCAGAGGGATCTGAGTGCCTAGGAAACTGGTGTCTGAGGCTTCCAGGGGTCATGTCATGTCTCCCCAGTGAGGGTGCGGGGTCAGGCGCCCGGCCGCACCTGCTGAGTGTGCCCGAGTTGTGCAGATACCTGGCTGAGAGCTGGCTCACCTTCCAGATTCACCTGCAGGAGTTGCTGCAGTACAAGAGGCAGAATCCAGCTCAGGTAATTTTCGCCATGTCACGCAGCGGTTGTCTACACTGTGGAGAAATAGAAATGGGGAGGAGTAACTCAAACCCTCTGGCTGGAGACTGAAGGATAAGGCCTGATGCCTTCCTAGGCAGCCTAGTACAGGAGGCAAAATAAGCTTCTGATGTTCTGACACTCTTTCTTGCCAGGGCAGAGCAATTTGAATCATAGGTGTTTGGCAGTGTTTTGTTGCAAACTTCCTGCATCGGTGGTCTTGGGCATTCTCTTGACTAAACCAGATCACCACATTCCTAGCGGGCACACCCCTTCTTCCACCAGCTGAGCAGTAATATCTCTCATTCAAATGAGCAGAGCACATAGCTCAGCCGACGGTTCTCCTCAGACCCTTTACTCTTCTCTGCAGTTCTGTGCTCGTGTCTGCTCTGGCTGCGCTGTGCTGGCTGTGCTGGGACACTATGTTCCAGGGATTATGATTTCCTACATTGTCTGTGAGTAGGGTCTGACCCCTGCCCTTTCCAAAGCCCTCTCTGACTTCTTTCCCTGCACTGACGCCAGGGGAGGATGGTGCGCTCTGCTCGGTTCCCCGTTTATGGAGCTCTCCAGGGGTGGCTGTCATGTTAGTAACAGCGGAAGAGTCACTGTAGGGAGGAGGGCAGTGGATACAGGAAGAGGGTTGGCATGGCCTCGAGAAAGGACTTCgtcttcttcagccttttctgTTTGGGTATCAGTTGAATGAGGGCCCTTGGGAAATGGACATAGGGAGCTCTGAGTGGACTCTAACCCCCAGTGCTGAGTATCCTGCTGTGGCCTCTGGTGGTCTATCATGAGCTGATCCAGAGGATGTACACTCGCCTGGAGCCCTTGCTCATGCAGCTGGACTACAGCATGAAGGCAGAAGCTGACGCCCTGCATCACAAACATGACAAGAGGAGTAAGGGGGCCTGGGATCTGGGagaggggggtggggcaggacctTGGCTGGTGGCTTGTGCCATGCCCTGGGATTGAGATATTCTCCAGACCCTTAGCTGTGTTTGTCCCCCACCACGGTCCCTGCTTGGTCACTGCCCTGCTGTGCTTGCTTCTCTAGAGCGCCAGGGGAAGAGCGCACCCCCGGGAGGCGATGAGCCACTGGCAGAGACAGAGAGTGAGAGCGAAGCAGAGCTGGCCGGCTTCTCCCCGGTGGTGAGGTCCAAGGGAGATGGGGTGTCAGGCAGAAGGCTGGAGGAGAATCACTCTGCTTTAGAGCAGCCACCTCTCAAGGGGGTGGGAGTTGGCAGCAGGGTGGGGATGCTCCTGGAAAATGGGCTCTCTCATGCCCTCTCCCGTCATTTTCATCCTGGTTCTCCTGCAGGTGGATGTAAAGAAAACAGCATTGGCTTTGGCCATTACAGACTCAGAGCTGTCAGACGAGGAGGCTTCCATACTGGAAAGTGGCGGCTTCTCAGTATCCCGGGCGACGACTCCACAGCTGACTGATGTGTCAGAGGGTATGGGGAGCCTTTTGTCCCTCCCAGTCTTTCTACTCCTTGTTCTGAGCTGCTGGCCGTGCTCTCTGGTGCTTGCTCCTACAACTCTTTTCTCTGGGGAGCTGACCTTCATTTCTGCCTCGGGCTCCTGAAAGATCTTAACCCCTGAGGCCCAGCCCAGCCTTGTATGTCCTTAGCTCCCATCCTCGAGCTGATTGACCTGTTGCAGCTACTCAGAGCAGCAGGTCCATTCCTGGCCCTTTGCTTCTTGCACAGATTTGGACCAGCAGAGCCTGCCAAGCGAGCCAGAGGAGGCCCTGAGtcgggagctgggggagggagaggagacagaCCTGGCCCCTACTGAGGACCTGCTGGGCCCCCCTCAAGCCCTCTCAAGGCAAAACCTGGACTTGGAGGAGGAACAGGTGGCATCCAAGGAAACCTTGCTTCGGCTCTCATCCCCCCTTCACTTTGTGAACACGCACTTCAATGGGGCAGGGTCTCCCACCGATGGAGTGATGCTCTCCCCTGAAGGACCAGTGGCAACACTGAGCCCGGAGGCAATGAGTGGTGACCTCACCACTCCATCCAGCGCCCTGTCACCCCTACTTTGCCTTGctgaaagtgacccagtcccctcccccccggtactccctcctcttccccaagactcaccccagcccctgcctgcccctgaGGAAGAAGAGGCACTCACCACTGAGGACTTCGAGTTGCTGGATCAGGGGGAGCTGGAGCAGCTGAATGCGGAGCTGGGGTTGGGGCCAGAGACATCGGCAGAGCCCCTGATgcgccaccccctcctcccctcggGCCCGATACCCTGTCTCTGGTACAGTCAGACCAAGAGGCTCAGGCCGTGGCAGAGCCATGAGCCGTTGGGGAAGGAGTTGCAGGCACAGTAGGGCTTCCTGGCTAGGGCTGTCACTGTTTCCTCCTTTTCCTGCTACTCGGGAGGAGCAAGACGTGCGGAAGCTGGCCATCAGGCCGTAGCCAGTCTGCCctccgcctgcctgcctgcctgcctgctgtcCCGGGCCTGGTACAGTACCTGGGATTGATTTTAAGtttgtaaataattttacatttgggTTAGTGGATATGAACGGGGCTGGGGAGTCCTTCCCACTTGCCTCCCTGCCTCATCTCTGGTTTCATTCCACTATGTCCCAAGCCCTGGTggtctctccctttctttttcctcctatcCTCAGGGACCTGTGCTGCTCTGTCCTCGTGTCCCACTCAGTTGTTAGTTCAGGCACTTTATCCTTTTTCACAAACCATGTCCCACGCTCCGCCTTGCTTTATTTCCCTGCTGTGTCCTGTCCTTAGCAGCTCAATCCCCACTCTGCCAGCACTTCCTTTCCTCTAGGGAGGCTCCTGTCCGGCAGATAGAGAGGAAACCTGGGATGACGGGTCAGGGCAGTAGTTAGGCACTTAGGTCACTATAGCCCCTGTAACCTCCCTTGCACCCTTGCCCTGGGTCATCCCCGCACAATATGAGAGCAGGGGTCCCACAGCACATGCGCCAGCGCTGTGTTAGCAGGAACTCTGTCCTCTCAGGTGAGGGGCTTTCTTATTACCCTAAGGAGGAATGAGGAGACCTGCTGCTTGGTCCAAGTGTGGTGGGACCCCCTACTAGGGTCAGGAAGTGGACAGTAACATCTGTGCAGGTGTGGACTGGAAGAATAAAGTGTTGATGGCTAGAACTGCTGCCGCCTGCCTGCCTCACTgaactctccctccctctgtgttCTGCCTGTACCTCCTTTCTCCCTGGTCTCACTCCTGGCTGTTTGTTTACCCTGGTGCAAAACAAGGCCAGAAGCAAGGATTACCCTGAAGGCCCTCGCCTGCCCTTGTAGCCTTGTTCTCTGACGGTGTGACATGCCTAGTGAGATTGAGCATGTGCAAATAAACTGCGGGAGGAAACCACTTTGGCTTCCCAATCAATAGAAAATTGGGACCCCGTAACAATTGTTTTCTAGGGTGTTGCCCACAACCTTAATACTTCCTAAGAAATCCGTACCCATCTCCGTACTAACAGTTAACTCCTTCACTTCAGTCCTCGTCTATCGTGGGGGAACCTAATAAGCAAGACCTATACCTGTATCCAACCTGATGCCAGGCCCAGGAATACTAAAGACATAGTGTGTGATGCTAATGGAATGCAGGATATGTGCTTGGCACTCTAGGTGCTTTATATTAAGTCATGTATTTTCTTCACAAGCCTGAGATAATgttattaattccattttactAATAGGTTAACTTTACCGAGTCTTAGCCAGGATCCAAACCCAAGCAGTTTGGCTCCAGCGATGGCCCTAGTAGAGGAAGTCCCTGTCTGTTAACAGGACACGAATGGGAAGATGCTCGAGGACCTGGGAGCGACAGAGACCCAACCTACTATCTCGGCTTCAAAGAGAGTGGTTTCTCGGGGTTGCTGAAATGGGGCCTCTGCTGGTGCCGAATAGAAACgtggagacagttttgggtggaaaaaaagatagttttattgtttttccagAAAAAGGAGGCCACAGAAAGCTAATGCCTtgaagactgtgccccccttgcaAGAGatgaggtggttttatagtttggggggtggaaaATAGGACCACATacaaggatcagggtagaggcgaGCTTGCATTGTATTTAGTGGCCCCAGGATTGGTTCTGGTGGTCTAACTTCTTttcagaatgaagaatgctttatCAAGTAGTTAACGTCTTCCATTTGTTGAGAAAGTAGCGGAAGGACTCAAAAGATACTAAGTGCCTTCCTAGAAGAGGAACTGGGACCCTGCCCCAGACTGCACTGTTGTCTCCtaactgctcctccctggtctctgcatcccctcccttccctgaagaACAATTGTTTGAACCCACCCTTTGGGGCTCAGGGGAGGTCTTGGAAGCTAAAGCTTATTTACCAAAAAACAAGAACTGGAGGACacaggcttgtgtgcccaggagtccCACCAGGCCCTGGTTGGTTTAGCAATCCTTGGTTTTGGAGGAAGAACAACATTAGAGGAATGCCGGGAGCTGGGCAGATGGCCTTTGGCTAGAGATACCATATGGTAATGCTACCTGGCGTTTGAGGTTGGCTTCTGTGCCACATCTCTCCTAAGCATGGGagagttttttcctttccatctgtttcaCATTTGCCTGAAAGATAGACCTTCAGGGTTTCTTTTGTCAGTGAAGGAACATGAACTTTTAATCATCTAGGATTTCAGAAGAGAGTGGAAAAACACTTCTAGTCATCAAACAAGCAATTCAAGAAAAGTAGAATTAATCAGACAATGGCTGCCATGTGCCCCACCTATAATCTATTTCCTTGTGAAACTTGCAATTTGAAGATACAGCCAGAAGCCTATAGTTGGGTGAAAACCATCACCATAGGTTTGGAGTTCCATGaaggtcttccttttttttgtttttttttgtttgtttgttttttagggccacacacatggcatattaGTTCCCTGACTAGgattcgaattggagctacagctgccagccacagcagtgccagatatagcaacactggctccttaacccactgagtgaggccagggatcaaacccttgtcctcatggatactagttgagtattactactgagccacaacaggaacttccttgaGAGTTCATTCACActactagttttttttgtttgcttgtttttgccttttagggtcgcacccacagcatatggaggttcccaggctaaggatctaatcagggctgtagccactggcctataccagggtcacagcaacttgggatccaagctgcgtttgcagcctacaccacagctgggtcctcaacccactgagcaaggctagggatcgaacctgcaacctcatggttcctagtcggattctttaatcactgagccatgatgggaactctgagagtccATTCTTGACATTCACCCTGTCTGATGGTTGTGATACATATATTTGTCTACAATGTTTTGTTATCAGGTGTCCTGGCCATTTCCTGTCCCATAATGAAAGAGACAAGAAGAAAGCTGTCCATATGagtgagagaaaaatgaacagaaatgtgAAACCTATAATTCGCctaaacaaaaaatgaagtaCAGACTGAGGGGAAGAAGATTTGGTTACAAGTTTATGTTTCAGGTGGGGGGAGAGCAGTGCACTTTAACCATGCATTGGAAAAGTtaatagtggagttcctgtcgtggcatggaggaaaatgaatccgactaggaaccatgaggttgcaggttcgatccctggcctcactcagtgggttaagtatctggtgttgccatgagctgtggcgtaggccagcggctgtagctccgattggatccctagcctgggaacatccatgtgctgtgggtgcgacccgaaaaggcaaaaacaagcaaacaaaaaaaaactagtagTGTGATGATGCTGCTCACAAACTCAATTATAGGCTGCATTACTGGAAAGAATATAATACCTAGAGTGTACTGTGCCAAGTGcatacttagggagttcccattgtggctcactattaacaaaccaactagtatccagtatccgtgaggatgtatgttcaatccctgataggcagcagctacagctctgattcgacctctagcttgggaactttcacatgcgacaaccttaaaaaaaaaaaaaaaaaaaaagcatactttcATCTTGCTTCACTTGCAGAGAAGTTGACAAATTGCAGAGTGCCCAGAAGAGGATTACCAGAGACAAAGGCTGCAAATTGTCACCATGTGGAGCAGGTGGGGAACTGTGAAGGAACAGTGAGGGTTTAGGCCAAGAAGGGAAAGCTGAATTGAATCCCATTAGCAGCAAAGGTCAAACTTTGCAGGGTTATCTGTAGGACTTCAGAGGGCAGGAATTAAATCTGTGAGAAgtgaaattcctgctgtggtgc belongs to Phacochoerus africanus isolate WHEZ1 chromosome 3, ROS_Pafr_v1, whole genome shotgun sequence and includes:
- the RETREG2 gene encoding LOW QUALITY PROTEIN: reticulophagy regulator 2 (The sequence of the model RefSeq protein was modified relative to this genomic sequence to represent the inferred CDS: deleted 2 bases in 1 codon) codes for the protein MASGGGGGNTGAGGSPGLGLSLGLGLSLGMGEATGEAEEEAATAEAVGRLATTLWLRLRGWEAVLAAAQRLLVWEKPLHSLVTAAALNGLFWLLSSSSLRPIFLLSISLLAYFLLDLWQPRFLPAIQASSPEEPHSDSEGAGSGARPHLLSVPELCRYLAESWLTFQIHLQELLQYKRQNPAQFCARVCSGCAVLAVLGHYVPGIMISYIVLLSILLWPLVVYHELIQRMYTRLEPLLMQLDYSMKAEADALHHKHDKRKRQGKSAPPGGDEPLAETESESEAELAGFSPVVDVKKTALALAITDSELSDEEASILESGGFSVSRATTPQLTDVSEDLDQQSLPSEPEEALSRELGEGEETDLAPTEDLLGPPQALSRQNLDLEEEQVASKETLLRLSSPLHFVNTHFNGAGSPTDGVMLSPEGPVATLSPEAMSGDLTTPSSALSPLLCLAESDPVPSPPVLPPLPQDSPQPLPAPEEEEALTTEDFELLDQGELEQLNAELGLGPETSAEPDAPPPPPLGPDTLSLVQSDQEAQAVAEP